In Procambarus clarkii isolate CNS0578487 chromosome 36, FALCON_Pclarkii_2.0, whole genome shotgun sequence, one DNA window encodes the following:
- the LOC123751408 gene encoding protein CLP1 homolog, with amino-acid sequence MAKVVEKAFKLEPNCELRFEVEGKEPVGVKLTSGKAEVFGTELVSDKRYTFLSGASIAVYTWHGCTLKITGNTQGTYIANDTPMVMYLNTHACLERLREHADDGLSRGEGKRGPVTMIVGPADVGKSTLCHILLNYAVRMRRRPIFVDLDVSDGSIAIPGTIGAQLVERAFSVEEGFSEEAPLIYNFGHLAPHSNLTLYNILVSRMATTVQGKMGGNKKVAASGVVINTCGWVRDEGYKSLAHVAQAFEVDVIIVLGQERLYNELVREISFIKIVFLPKSGGVVERTPALRAAARDNRIRHYYYGLHTKYHSHSFEVKMSDLTIYKIGSPAIPDSCMPADFKPDDHVTKLVPVAPGVKLKHHILAVSLATKPENLLTSNVAGFICVLDVDEESKMLKVLSPQPKPLPKTILLLTEIRFMDSN; translated from the exons ATGGCAAAAGTTGTTGAAAAAGCGTTCAAGCTGGAACCAAATTGTGAACTTCGGTTTGAAGTAGAAGGAAAGGAGCCAGTTGGCGTAAAG TTAACGAGTGGGAAAGCCGAAGTGTTTGGAACAGAGCTGGTTTCAGACAAGCGCTATACTTTCCTCTCTGGGGCTTCAATTGCAGTTTACACATGGCATGGTTGTACGCTCAAGATCACAGGAAATACACAAGGAACCTACATTGCCAATGACACTCCAATG GTTATGTACTTAAACACACATGCGTGTTTAGAGCGATTACGAGAACATGCGGATGATGGACTGAGTCGTGGAGAAGGTAAAAGAGGACCCGTTACAATGATTGTGGGACCGGCAGATGTAGGAAAATCAACGTTGTGCCACATCCTTCTTAACTATGCTGTACGTATGAGACGCAGACCAATCTTTGTGGACTTGGATGTCAGTGACGGATCTATTGCAATCCCAGGTACTATAG GGGCACAACTAGTTGAGCGTGCTTTCAGCGTGGAAGAAGGATTTTCTGAAGAAGCTCCCTTGATCTACAACTTTGGACACTTGGCCCCACATTCCAACTTGACACTGTACAATATTTTGGTTTCTAGAATGGCAACCACAGTTCAAGGCAAAATGGGTGGCAATAAAAAGG TTGCAGCTTCCGGTGTGGTGATCAACACTTGTGGTTGGGTCAGAGATGAAGGTTACAAGAGCTTGGCACATGTTGCTCAGGCATTTGAAGTTGATGTTATTATTGTACTCggccaagagagattgtacaatgaACTCGTCAGAGAAATTTCTTTCATCAAAATTGTCTTCCTGCCGAAGAGTGGAGGG GTTGTTGAGAGGACCCCAGCATTGAGAGCTGCTGCTCGAGATAATCGCATCCGCCACTATTACTACGGTCTTCATACCAAGTATCACTCACACAGCTTTGAGGTGAAAATGAGTGACCTTACGATATATAAGATTGGCTCTCCAGCGATACCAGACTCCTGCATGCCAGCAGACTTCAAACCTGACGACCACGTGACGAAACTTGTGCCAGTTGCACCAg GTGTAAAGCTGAAGCACCATATATTGGCTGTCAGTCTGGCAACTAAACCTGAGAATCTTCTAACATCTAATGTTGCTGGCTTTATCTGTgt GTTAGATGTTGACGAAGAGAGCAAAATGCTGAAGGTGCTGTCTCCACAACCAAAACCGCTACCCAAAACTATATTACTTCTAACCGAAATCCGGTTCATGGATTCTAATTAA
- the LOC123756156 gene encoding protein CLP1 homolog isoform X1 — MAKVDEKVFKLEPNCELRFEVEGKEPVGVKLTSGKAEVFGTELVSDKRYTFLSGASVAVYTWHGCTLKITGNTQGTYIANDTPMVMYLNTHACLERLREHADDGLSRGEDKRGPVTMIVGPADVGKSTLCRILLNYAVRMRRRPIFVDLDVSDGSIAIPGTIGAQLVERAFSVEEGFSEEAPLIYNFGHLAPHSNLTLYNILVSRMATTVQGKMGGNKKVAASGVVINTCGWVRDEGYKSLAHVAQAFEVDVIIVLGQERLYNELAREISFIKIVFLPKSGGVVERTPALRAAARDNRIRHYYYGLHTKYHSHSFEVKMSDLTIYKIGSPAIPDSCMPADFKHDDHVTKLVPVEPGVKLKHHILAVSLATKPENLLTSNVAGFICVLDVDEESKMLKVLSPQPKPLPKTILLLTEIRFMDSN; from the exons GCTGGAACCAAATTGTGAACTTCGGTTTGAAGTAGAAGGAAAGGAGCCAGTTGGCGTAAAG TTAACGAGTGGGAAAGCCGAAGTGTTTGGAACAGAGCTGGTTTCAGACAAGCGCTATACTTTCCTCTCTGGGGCTTCAGTTGCAGTTTACACATGGCATGGTTGTACGCTCAAGATCACAGGAAATACACAAGGAACCTACATTGCCAATGACACTCCAATG GTTATGTACTTAAACACACATGCGTGTTTAGAGCGATTACGAGAACATGCGGATGATGGACTGAGTCGTGGAGAAGATAAAAGAGGGCCCGTTACAATGATTGTGGGACCGGCAGATGTAGGAAAATCAACGTTGTGCCGCATCCTTCTTAACTATGCTGTACGTATGAGACGCAGACCAATCTTTGTGGACTTGGATGTCAGTGACGGATCTATTGCAATTCCAGGTACTATAG GGGCACAACTAGTTGAGCGTGCTTTCAGCGTGGAAGAAGGATTTTCTGAAGAAGCTCCCTTGATCTACAACTTTGGACACTTGGCCCCACATTCCAACTTGACACTGTACAATATTTTGGTTTCTAGAATGGCAACCACAGTTCAAGGCAAAATGGGTGGCAATAAAAAGG TTGCAGCTTCCGGTGTGGTGATCAACACTTGTGGTTGGGTCAGAGATGAAGGTTACAAGAGCTTGGCACATGTTGCTCAAGCATTTGAAGTTGATGTTATTATTGTACTCggccaagagagattgtacaatgaACTCGCCCGTGAAATTTCTTTCATCAAAATTGTCTTCCTGCCGAAGAGTGGAGGG GTTGTTGAGAGGACCCCAGCATTGAGAGCTGCTGCTCGAGATAATCGCATCCGCCACTATTACTACGGTCTTCATACCAAGTATCACTCACACAGCTTTGAGGTGAAAATGAGTGACCTTACGATATATAAGATTGGCTCTCCAGCGATACCAGACTCCTGCATGCCAGCAGACTTCAAACATGACGACCACGTGACGAAACTTGTGCCAGTTGAACCAg GTGTAAAGCTGAAGCACCATATATTGGCTGTCAGTCTGGCAACTAAACCTGAGAATCTTCTAACATCTAATGTTGCTGGCTTTATCTGTGT GTTAGATGTTGACGAAGAGAGCAAAATGCTGAAGGTGCTGTCTCCACAACCAAAACCGCTACCCAAAACTATATTACTTCTAACCGAAATCCGGTTCATGGATTCTAATTAA